In one Hoplias malabaricus isolate fHopMal1 chromosome X1, fHopMal1.hap1, whole genome shotgun sequence genomic region, the following are encoded:
- the LOC136675992 gene encoding presequence protease, mitochondrial-like has product MFRQGTALLSKLRHFSVLQRQKSVSAPERALQYAIGQKIYGFTVREVTPVPDLFLTAVKLDHDATGAQYLHAARDDSNNLFSVQFRTTPMDSTGVPHILEHTVLCGSRRFPCRDPFFKMLNRSLSTFMNAFTASDYTMYPFSTQNAKDFQNLLSVYLDAVFFPCLRELDFWQEGWRLEHANPTDPSSPLVFKGVVFNEMKGAFSDNERVYAQHLQNKLLPDHTYSVVSGGEPLAITDLTWDQLRQFHSTHYHPSNARFFTYGDLPLEQHLKQIQDEALSKFQRTDPNTAVPAQKLWDKPREEHVTCSPDALAPDPITQNTLCVSYLLGDITDTFEAFTLNLLSSLMISGPNSPFYKALIEPKIGTDFSSVVGYDGSTRQASFSVGLQGMSEEDTERVKSIISQTIDDIITTGFEEERIEALLHKIEIQMKHQSTSFGLALASYIASCWNHDGDPVELLKISENVSRFRQCLQENPRFLQDKVQRYFKENTHRLTLSMSPDELYVEKQRSLEQEKLQQKTQALTATDCQDIYQKGLQLLSEQSKTQDDSCLPALKVSDIAPTIPHTPVEVGTAGGVPVLYCEQPTNGMVYFRALCNLNTLPEDLKIYVPLFCNVITKLGCGDMDYRQQAQRMELKTGGMYVAPQIISDTDDLDLYEQGILLTSSCLERNLPDMLHLWSELFNSPRFDDEERLKVLVMMSAQELSNGISYSGHMYAMARAARSLTPASDLLETFTGMDQVKFMKRMAEMTDLTAVLRKLPRMKRHLFNPENMRCAVNAAPQKMPDASVELEGFMRNISSHKKERKPVRPVIVERPLDPQAPSRSSTSRKLVSEAHFKPCQMKTYFELPYPVNFISECVRTVPFTHEDYASLCILGRMMTAKFLHGEIREKGGAYGGGAKMGRNGLFSFYSYRDPNCSQTLSAFRSGVDWAREGKFTQQDVDEAKLSVFSAVDAPVAPSDKGLNLFLNGLTDEQKQIHRERLFAVTHTNLTDVAERYLGIGQRTCGVAVLGPKNDNIKKDPSWIVK; this is encoded by the exons ATGTTTCGGCAAGGTACAGCGCTCCTGTCTAAACTTAGACATTTCAG TGTTTTGCAGAGGCAGAAAAGTGTCTCTGCCCCAGAGAGAGCTCTGCAGTATGCGATTGGACAGAAGATTTATGGCTTCACAGTACGAGAG gtgactcCAGTGCCAGATCTGTTCCTGACAGCAGTTAAACTGGATCATGATGCCACAGGAGCTCAGTACCTGCACGCAGCCAGAGATGACTCCAACAACCTCTTCAG tgttcagTTCCGCACCACTCCAATGGACAGCACTGGAGTTCCTCACATCTTAGAGCACACAGTTCTGTGCGGCTCTCGGCGGTTCCCCTGCAGAGATCCCTTCTTTAAGATGCTTAACCGCTCCCTCTCCACTTTCATGAATGCCTTCACAG CTAGTGACTATACGATGTACCCGTTCTCCACTCAGAATGCCAAAGATTTCCAGAACCTTCTCTCCGTTTACCTGGACGCTGTATTCTTCCCTTGCCTCAGAGAGCTGGACTTCTG GCAGGAAGGTTGGCGTCTAGAACACGCGAATCCTACAGACCCCTCGTCTCCTCTGGTGTTTAAAGGGGTGGTCTTCAATGAGATGAAAGGAGCTTTT tcaGATAATGAGCGAGTGTATGCTCAGCACCTGCAGAATAAGCTCTTACCTGATCACACATACTCAGTGGTGTCTGGAGGTGAACCACTTGCCATCACCGACCTGACCTGGGACCAGCTCAGACAGTTTCACTCTACACACTATCATCCCAGCAATGCcag GTTTTTTACGTACGGCGACCTGCCTCTGGAGCAGCACCTGAAACAGATCCAGGATGAGGCTCTGAGCAAGTTTCAGAGAACTGACCCAAACACTGCTGTACCTGCTCAGAAATTATGGGACAAACCG AGAGAAGAACATGTGACCTGCAGTCCTGATGCCCTGGCTCCAGACCCAATCACACagaacacactgtgtgtgagctATCTTCTTGGAGA catcacagacacttttgaggccTTTACTCTGAATCTGCTCTCTTCTCTGATGATATCAGGCCCAAACTCTCCCTTCTACAAAGCACTGATTGAACCCAAGATAGGAACGGATTTTTCTTCTGTGGTGGG GTATGATGGCAGCACGAGGCAGGCCTCCTTCAGTGTTGGATTGCAGGGAATGTCGGAGGAGGACACTGAGAGGGTGAAAAGCATCATCAGCCAAACTATTGATGACATTATCAC GACTGGATTTGAGGAGGAGAGAATTGAGGCTTTGCTGCATAAGATTGAGATCCAGATGAAACATCAGTCAACAAGCTTTGGCCTGGCCCTTGCTTCT TACATTGCATCCTGCTGGAATCATGATGGAGACCCTGTGGAGTTGCTGAAAATCAGTGAAAATGTGTCCAGGTTCAGGCAGTGCCTGCAGGAGAACCCTCGCTTCCTTCAGGACAAGGTCCAGCGCTACTTTAAG GAGAACACTCACCGTCTTACGCTGTCCATGAGTCCAGACGAGCTTTACGTGGAGAAACAGAGAAGTTTAGAGCAGGAGAAACTTCAGCAGAAAACACAGGCCCTCACTGCAACCGATTGCCAAGATATTTACCAGAAAG gCTTGCAGCTCCTCTCTGAACAGAGCAAAACTCAGGATGATTCCTGCTTACCTGCCCTGAAGGTGTCTGACATCGCACCCACTAtaccacacacacctgtagaggTGGGGACTGCAG gagGAGTACCGGTCCTGTATTGTGAGCAACCCACTAATGGAATGGTGTATTTTAGAGCTCTGTGTAACCTCAACACACTCCCAGAGGACTTGAAGATCTATGTCCCTCTCTTCTGCAACGTCATCACCAA ATTGGGCTGTGGGGACATGGATTATCGTCAGCAAGCTCAGAGGATGGAGCTGAAGACTGGAGGAATGTATGTCGCTCCGCAGATCATTTCAGACACTGATGACCTTGACCTGTATGAACAG GGCATTCTCCTCACCTCTTCCTGTCTGGAGAGGAACTTGCCGGACATGCTCCATCTATGGAGTGAATTATTCAACAG TCCTCGTTTTGACGATGAAGAGAGGCTGAAGGTGCTGGTGATGATGTCAGCTCAGGAACTGTCCAATGGAATTTCATATTCTGGTCACATGTACGCGATGGCACGAGCAGCTCGATCTCTCACTCCAGCATCTGACCTGCTTGAGACCTTCACAGGAATGGACCAG GTGAAGTTTATGAAGAGAATGGCTGAGATGACTGAtctgacagcagttttaaggaAGCTGCCGAGAATGAAGAGGCATCTCTTCAACCCAGAAAATATGAG GTGCGCAGTAAACGCTGCTCCTCAGAAAATGCCAGATGCTTCAGTAGAGCTGGAGGGGTTTATGCGTAATATTTCCTCTcacaagaaagagagaaagcctgTCAGACCTGTTATTGTTGag AGACCCCTGGATCCTCAAGCTCCTTCTAGATCATCTACGAGTCGTAAACTTGTGTCT GAGGCTCATTTTAAGCCGTGTCAGATGAAGACATATTTCGAGCTTCCGTACCCTGTCAACTTCATTAGTGAATGTGTTCGCACCGTCCCCTTTACTCACGAGGATTATGCcag tctgtgtaTTTTAGGAAGGATGATGACAGCTAAGTTCCTTCACGGAGAAATCCGAGAGAAAGGTGGAGCTTATGGAGGAGGGGCAAAAATGGGAAGAAATGGCCTTTTTTCCTTTTACTCATACAG AGATCCAAACTGTTCCCAGACTTTGTCTGCATTCCGGAGTGGAGTGGACTGGGCTCGAGAAGGGAAATTCACTCAGCAGGATGTGGACGAGGCCAAACTGTCCGTCTTCTCTGCTGTGGACGCTCCTGTCGCCCCCTCAGACAAGG GtttgaatctgtttttaaaCGGACTGACAGATGAACAGAAGCAGATTCACAGAGAGAGACTCTTCgctgtgacacacacaaacctcacgGATGTGGCCGAACG TTACCTCGGTATTGGACAGAGGACGTGTGGAGTGGCTGTGCTGGGTCCAAAAAATGACAACATCAAGAAAGACCCGTCATGGATCGTCAAATAG